The following DNA comes from Pseudobythopirellula maris.
CGATCGCGGTCTGGGCGGGCGCGTCGGCTTACGAAGAACGGATCGAGCAGCTCTCCGATCCTGAGGCTTTGATCCGTTTCATCCCGGTCGACACGATCCAAGAGGACCTGGTAGCCGACCAGATCGAGGGCGGCGCCGACCGTGACTGGTTCGTGTTGTCCGCATCGAATGGCGTTTACAGCCCCCTGGGCCCGGGTGTTGTTGGTGGTGAGGAGGACTACCGCTTCGGAAGACTGCTGAGTTCCCTGCCGGCGTTGGAGGGTTTCGATCTGATCGATTCGATCGATGAACTCAAAAACCTGGACCCGTCAGAAACCATCCACACCCTGCTGCCGCATCCCGACAGCGAGTCGAAGCTGCTCGAACACCTGAGCCTCTTCCAACTCGTTCGCTATGCGGACGTCACCCACACCGCCGTGGCCAGCGGCGACTGGTCCGACCCGTCGACGTGGGCCAACGGATCCGCGCCCAGCGAGGGGGCGCGTGTGCTGATTCCGTACGGGACCGAGGTTACGATCGACGGGGTTTCGAAGATCGAATTCGAGACGATCCGCGTCGATGGAGCCCTCGGCTTCGCTACCGATGTCGACACCGAGCTGCGGGTCGACACGATGGTTGTCACGGACTCCGGTAGGCTGACGATCGGCTCCGCCGCAGAGCCGGTGCAACGCGGCGTGACGGCTAGGCTTGTGTTCACCGACAACGGCGCTATCGACCGCCAGGCCGATCCGTTCGGCTTGGGGCGGGGTCTGATCACCCACGGCGCCGTCGAGATGCTCGGCGCCGAGGTGACAGCTTACGACGCGGCTGCCAGCGAGATCATCGCGGGCGACAACACGATCCTGCTCGCCTCGGCGCCCATCGGCTGGGCGGTTGGCGACACGATCGTGATCGCCGGCACGGCGATCGGGGGCGGCGAAGACGAGGTCCGGGAGATCCTTGCGATCGACGGCGCCACGGTCACGATCGACCCGCTCGACTACAGCCACACCACGCTCGAGCAGGGGCTCGAGGTCCACTTGGCGAACCTCTCACGCAATGTCGTGATCGAGTCCGAGGGCGATATCAACAGCCGCCTCGGGCACGTGATGTTCATGCACAACCGCGACGTGCACATCGGCCACGTGGCGTTCAACAACTTGGGGCGCACCGACAAAGATCTCGGTGTGACCGACTCGGCCGTCGACTCCGAGTGGAACCTCATCGAGGGAACGGGCGACAACCAGCGGGCCCGCTACGCGGTGCACTTCCATCGCAACGGCGTGCGGGCCGATTCGGCGCCGTCGACCGTCTACGGCAGCGTGGTGAATGGCAGCCCGGGTTGGGGCTTCGTCAACCACAGCAGCTACGTGAACTTCACCGACAACGTTTCTTACGGGGTCAACGGGGCGGCGTACGTGGCCGAGGCGGGCAATGAGATCGGCTTGTTCGACAGCAACATCGCGCTGCACACGACCGGCGCCAATCAGAACGTCGATGACCGCCAAGGGCGCCAAGACTTCGGCTTCAACGGCGAGGGGTTCTGGCTCCAGAGCCCGGGAGTCGAGGTCACCAACAACGTGGTGTCGGGCTCTGAGGGCAGCGCTTACATCTACTACACCCGTGGATTTAAGGTCAACGGCTACGCGATTCCGTACTTGGCGGAGAACCTCTACGACCCCTCGCTAGCCCAGGGCCAGTCGACGATAGCCGTGGATCACGCCCCGATCCTCAAGTTCGAGGGCAACGTTGGCTACGCGTCGCGGATGGGGCTGACCGTCCAATACAATCTGCGAGACGCTCCGCACTCGGCGCAGAGCGTTCTGAGCGATTCGACCTTCTGGAACACGGGAGGGGTATCGCTTCCCTATGCCAACAACACCGTGCTCCGCGACCTCACCGTGCTGGTCGATCCCACGTCAAGCTACAACACGGGTGTCGATGCGAACGCCGTGACTGAGAGCATCGTTTACGACAATCTCCGCGTCGAAGGCTACGCCTGGGCCATACTCGCCGCCCCCGGGGGCGATTCAGTGGTCAATGGTGGGCGTTACATCAGCAAGAACTGGAACATCGTGGTCAACACCCACGACCACAATAACCGTAGGGTGACGGTCACCGGTGACCCGTTCTTCGGCAGCGTCACAGGGGCCCCGATCCAGGACGTCGCCATGCGATTCCGCACCCAGGACGCCATCGGCAATCTGGGCCACGTCTTCCGTTACGGCGAGGTTTGGCTCGATTACGGCGACTATTCGAATCACCGTCTCTATTTCCATCAACAACGCGCCGACTACGTGCCGTTTCCTGAGGCTCAAGACCACATCCCCAGCGAGTACGTGGGACTGACACAATCCCAGCTGTTCGATCAGTTCGGCATCGCGGTCGGCGGTGAGATCGCCCCGGCTGACGCCTTCACAACCCCCGATACTTGGGGGCTGGTGTGGCACGAGTGATGTCCGCCCTGGCGTGCTGATCGTTTAAACGACCCAGGCGCATGCACTTTGCGCCGGTCAGTCGCTTGATGGTGGCTGCTGAACCCTGGCGCCCGGAGTAAGCCTCTCAGGCCTAGTGCGAATCGCACGGATACGTAGCGTGGGTGGCGGTGTGATTCGACGTCGATATGGCGAAAACAACGCTACGGCTAGCGGTAGTGCGATCTAACGCTGCGCTGGGAGCCGAGTCAGGCTCTCTAAAGGGCTCTCGTCAAACAGCGTTTACAGCCGGGCCTGTGTTTACAGCCCGTCCGGCGCCACGGCGCCGAGATGCTCGTAAGCCAGGTGCGTGAGCTTGCGGCCGCGGGGGGTGCGTACGACCAGCTCGCTGCGCAAGAGGAACGGCTCGACCTCGTCGGTCAATGTGTCGACGGCCGTGTTGAGTGTGTGGGCGATCGCCTCCACGCCGGCCGGTCCGCCTTTGAACACCCGCATCAGCGTCTCTAGGTAGCGACGGTCTTGCGGGTCGAGCCCCCGCGGATCGACCCCCAGCATCTGCAGCGCGTCTTCGGCTACACGCAGCGTGATCTCGCCCGCGGCGCGGCTCGTGGCGTAGTCGCGGACCCATCGCAGGCGGTTGTTCACGATCCGCGGCGTGCCGCGGCTGCAGTGGGCGATCTTCTCGGCCGACTCCTGGTCGATCGCGACATTGAGCTTCTCGGCGTTGCGCTCCACGATCTGTGTGAGCTCCGGGAGGCTGTAGAAGTCCAGGTGTTCGCGGATGGCGAACCGGTCGCGGAGCGGCGCGGAGAGCAGCCCGGTGCGTGTGGTGGCGCCGATCAGCGTGAACGGCCGCAGGTTCATGTTCACCGTACGGGCGCTCATCCCCTCGCCCAGCGTGATGTCGATCCGGTAATCCTCCATCGCCGGGTACATGAACTCCTCCACCGCCTTGGGCAGGCGGTGGATCTCGTCGATGAACAGGACCGATCCTTCCTCGGCGTTGGTGAGGTAGGGCAGCAGGTCTTTGGGCGCGGCGAGAGCGGCGCCGCTGGCGATCTGGAGCGTGACGCCCAGGTCCCGTGGAATGCAGGTGGCGAACGTCGTCTTGCCGAGACCGGGGGGGCCGTCAAAGAGCACGTGGCCCAGGGGCTCGGAGCGTTTGATCGCCGCGTCGACAGCGATCTTGATCCGCTCGTAAACCTGCCGCTGGCCGATCATCTCGACCATGCTCTTGGGCCGCAGCGCGGGGTCTTCTTCGCGGGGGGCGTCGGGGGCGCGATTCCAGCCAGCGCCCTCGGCGGAGGGCTCTTCGGCGGCTTCGGAATCGATGGCGTCGGCGGTGAGTATCCGTTCACGTGGCATGGCGTTGAGTCTACCAGAGGCCCGGACGGGACGGAAACGTCAAACACAGGCAGGACAGATCGAAAAGCAGCACGATAGGGCATTGAAGGGGGGCTTTGCCCCCGATAACGCGCATCAAGCGATCTGCAGCTGGCGCGCTCTTATCGGCGTCGGAGACGCCTCCCACAATCTGACCTGCCTCAGGCCACCGACGGGGTAGCTAGCGTCGGCGCCGGATCGAGCAAGCCGTAGCTCGTGGGCGTTTCGTCTTGGGCGAGGAACTCGCGGAGCTTGGCGTAGAACGCCGGCGGAGTGGAATCGAAGTGATTCCCGCCGCGGACGGTGTAGAAACGCTTGTGTGCCGAGGGGCAGGCGGAGAACAACTCGCGGGCGAATTTGGCGGGCACCACGCGGTCGCGCGTGCCGTGCATCTGGAACAGCGGGCCTGTGTACTGCGAGATGCGCTCGACCGAGTCGTAGCGGTTACGCATCACTTGGCGAACGGGCAGCCACGGGTAACGGTAGGCCGCCACGTCGGTGAGCCGCGAGAAGGTGTTCTCGAGCACCAGCGCCCTGGCGCCACGTTCGGCGGCGATGGCGGTCGAAACGGCCCCGCCCAGTGAGCGACCGACAATCACGAGCTCCTCGGGCAACACGCCCGCACGCTCGGCCAGCCACTGCTGCGCCGCCAGGCCGTCGGCCACACAGCCAGCCTCGGTGGGGACGCCCTGGCTCTTGCCGTAGCCGCGGTAGTCGTAGACCAGCACGCTAGCGTTCAGCGATTCCTGCAGGCGGGCGACCACGTTGATGAGGTTCGCCACGTGCTCGCTCTGGCCGTGCGAGTAGAGCACCACGCAGTCGGGGTTTTCGACCGGCGCGTACCAGCCGTGCAGCCGCACGCCGCCGCTCGACTCGAAGTGGACATCCTCTTTGTCGAGCCACTTGGTCTTCCAGTTGCCCCGATCGATCGAGGGGGCAGGGTAGATCAACATTCGTTCGACGTAGCTAATCATGGCGGGAGCAGGCGTGCTTGCTGGGGGGAGCTGAGGAACTCGGGCGAGAACGCGCGTGCTGTCGTGAGGCGGGAGGGATCGAGCGACCTGGGGCGAGCCAAGCCTGTGGGGGCGTGACAATGATGTCGTTCGGGGAGGGTAGGTAATATCGGCTGAGCGGTAGGGGGCCGTCAATGGGTTAGCAGCCCCAGCTCAAGGGTACGAGTTTAGTGTCCTGAGCGTTTGCGTAATTTCAGCAGGGACATGCATTTTGCCAAGAATCGCCGCGGCCGGCCGCAAATCGAGCGGCTGCCCAGACTTGGGGCGTTTGATCAACCGGGCGAGCGTCGGGTTGAGAGACGTTCAGAGCCCGTCTGGGCCGGTTGCGGCGGATGTGGCGGTATCGAGAAATTGCCGCATTTCTTCGAAGCATTCCCGCGGGGGCGTGTCGTTGTGCCCTGCATGGGGTATCTCGACAAACCGTTTCGGCCCGCCAGGCGCCGCCTCGAACAGCAAACGCCCCTGCTCGATCGGCACAACCCAGTCGTCCGTGCCGTGCATCGCGAAGACCGGACCGTCGTGCTTGGCGATGCGAGCGAGCGAGTCGAAGCGGTTGCGCATCAGCAACCGAACGGGCAAGAACCGGTAATGGTGCGCCGCCGCGTCGGTCAGCCGAGTGAACGCGCTCTCGAGCACCAAGGCCTTGGCGCCTCCAGCGGCGGGCTCGCCGTCAGCCGTTTCGTCGGCCGCCAACGCGCACGCCACCGCCGTGCCTAGCGAGCGGCCGTAGAGCACGACCTCGGCGGACGCCACACCGGTGCGTTCGGCCAGCCACCTTCGCGCGGCGGCGCCGTCGGCGATCACGCCGCGTTCGTACGGCTTGCCCTCGCTCTTGCCGTAGCCGCGGTAGTCGAACACGAAGATCGAGGCGCCGAGCACGTCGCGCAGCAGTCGCATGCGGGCCAGGTTGCGCGGCACGGTCTCGCCGTTGCCGTGGCAGTAGAGCACCG
Coding sequences within:
- the ruvB gene encoding Holliday junction branch migration DNA helicase RuvB — translated: MPRERILTADAIDSEAAEEPSAEGAGWNRAPDAPREEDPALRPKSMVEMIGQRQVYERIKIAVDAAIKRSEPLGHVLFDGPPGLGKTTFATCIPRDLGVTLQIASGAALAAPKDLLPYLTNAEEGSVLFIDEIHRLPKAVEEFMYPAMEDYRIDITLGEGMSARTVNMNLRPFTLIGATTRTGLLSAPLRDRFAIREHLDFYSLPELTQIVERNAEKLNVAIDQESAEKIAHCSRGTPRIVNNRLRWVRDYATSRAAGEITLRVAEDALQMLGVDPRGLDPQDRRYLETLMRVFKGGPAGVEAIAHTLNTAVDTLTDEVEPFLLRSELVVRTPRGRKLTHLAYEHLGAVAPDGL
- a CDS encoding alpha/beta hydrolase; the encoded protein is MKPRLRRRVRLARVVLLSLAGFALILMMLERRLVYPAPVADETIASFVPPDAEDVSFESADGVRLHGWFFPHEKLEMTVANGAAPRAVLYCHGNGETVPRNLARMRLLRDVLGASIFVFDYRGYGKSEGKPYERGVIADGAAARRWLAERTGVASAEVVLYGRSLGTAVACALAADETADGEPAAGGAKALVLESAFTRLTDAAAHHYRFLPVRLLMRNRFDSLARIAKHDGPVFAMHGTDDWVVPIEQGRLLFEAAPGGPKRFVEIPHAGHNDTPPRECFEEMRQFLDTATSAATGPDGL
- a CDS encoding alpha/beta hydrolase, producing MISYVERMLIYPAPSIDRGNWKTKWLDKEDVHFESSGGVRLHGWYAPVENPDCVVLYSHGQSEHVANLINVVARLQESLNASVLVYDYRGYGKSQGVPTEAGCVADGLAAQQWLAERAGVLPEELVIVGRSLGGAVSTAIAAERGARALVLENTFSRLTDVAAYRYPWLPVRQVMRNRYDSVERISQYTGPLFQMHGTRDRVVPAKFARELFSACPSAHKRFYTVRGGNHFDSTPPAFYAKLREFLAQDETPTSYGLLDPAPTLATPSVA
- a CDS encoding G8 domain-containing protein, whose product is MLSASPPYHNLALTTLIISSTSEANSVVVSESTSDMIQVRQDVLGVELVTSYPKALVTSLRFYGGAGDDRFINETDIELFAEGNGGDDYFQGGSGDDILHGGDGNDTIRGGAGADYIAGNLGDDHLTGGAGDDLMFGGVGDDHLEGHDGDDTLYGGDGNDRLDGNNGDDHLEGNAGRDIIHGGIGNDKLYGHQGSDILIGEGGANYIEGNDGNDYLSGGSGADRMIGGEGNDRILGFGGDDRLTGGNGNDVIYGHDGDDMLEGGLGDDAIYGGAGGDSILGHDGNDNLHGEGGDDYIEGNAGDDLLVGGDGDDRVIGGVGVDRIEGNAGNDKLSGGDGDDLLIGGKGKDQLEGDAGNDIIYGGADDDIIYGHEGSDTLDGEAGDDYIEGNTGDDRLIGGSGDDRMIGGEGVDRLDGDSGEDWISGGGGADLIYGGADDDVLEGDDDKDLIYGGDGDDRIFGYEGDDILNGEAGDDFIEGNAGADRINGGTGIDRILGGEGDDRLEGQAGSDWISGGDGVDLIFGGDGNDMLEGDLGNDLLYGGDGDDALYGHDGVDILAGQWGDDYIDGGGGADRIEGGLGVDRLLGGEGDDRIEGHDGNDWISGGNGADLLLGGDGSDQIDGENGNDFIYGGENDDLLFGQDGADTIFGQEGDDYIEGNAGDDRVYGGADDDRILGGLGDDLLQGHDGDDWLSGGAGLDLLFGDLGNDQLEGEAEADVLVGGHGVDLLFGGDGADMLIGGGDIDTLYGEGGEDLMIGASTEYDTNLDALIEAIAVWAGASAYEERIEQLSDPEALIRFIPVDTIQEDLVADQIEGGADRDWFVLSASNGVYSPLGPGVVGGEEDYRFGRLLSSLPALEGFDLIDSIDELKNLDPSETIHTLLPHPDSESKLLEHLSLFQLVRYADVTHTAVASGDWSDPSTWANGSAPSEGARVLIPYGTEVTIDGVSKIEFETIRVDGALGFATDVDTELRVDTMVVTDSGRLTIGSAAEPVQRGVTARLVFTDNGAIDRQADPFGLGRGLITHGAVEMLGAEVTAYDAAASEIIAGDNTILLASAPIGWAVGDTIVIAGTAIGGGEDEVREILAIDGATVTIDPLDYSHTTLEQGLEVHLANLSRNVVIESEGDINSRLGHVMFMHNRDVHIGHVAFNNLGRTDKDLGVTDSAVDSEWNLIEGTGDNQRARYAVHFHRNGVRADSAPSTVYGSVVNGSPGWGFVNHSSYVNFTDNVSYGVNGAAYVAEAGNEIGLFDSNIALHTTGANQNVDDRQGRQDFGFNGEGFWLQSPGVEVTNNVVSGSEGSAYIYYTRGFKVNGYAIPYLAENLYDPSLAQGQSTIAVDHAPILKFEGNVGYASRMGLTVQYNLRDAPHSAQSVLSDSTFWNTGGVSLPYANNTVLRDLTVLVDPTSSYNTGVDANAVTESIVYDNLRVEGYAWAILAAPGGDSVVNGGRYISKNWNIVVNTHDHNNRRVTVTGDPFFGSVTGAPIQDVAMRFRTQDAIGNLGHVFRYGEVWLDYGDYSNHRLYFHQQRADYVPFPEAQDHIPSEYVGLTQSQLFDQFGIAVGGEIAPADAFTTPDTWGLVWHE